In Schizosaccharomyces osmophilus chromosome 2, complete sequence, the following proteins share a genomic window:
- the spn1 gene encoding mitotic septin Spn1, with amino-acid sequence MASTVLPDFVQETVQEDLNRSLTSKSESDSYAANGSGVHNDADVESSERENPSLHSEQEVAAPQTASDHRVSIVQRKLNGYVGFSTLPNQWHRRCVRQGFFFNLMVLGESGSGKSTLVNTLLNRDVHSLGPQSLSNEQGILSESTVEISNDTVHIMENGINLDMSVIDTPGFGDFIDNTNCWEPIVNDIESRYNEYLDFEKRLPKSSIKDPRIHACIFFIQPTGHAMSAMELQVLLALHEKVNIIPVIAKADTLTDEEINLSKEIVLRDIQQHNIRIFVPSTYPMDDPESVAENADIMSRIPFAIIASNSFVINGDGRRVRARKYPWGVVEIDNEDHSDFPKLREMLIRTHLEELKDRTNDLYETYRTERLIKSGISQDHSVFREVNPAAKLEEERALHDEKLMKMEAEMKVIFSQKVKEKEDRLNQSEKELRVRHRDMKAALEKQKVDLVDRKNHLTQPKSSDHEKFKRKFFK; translated from the exons ATGGCTTCTACAGTACTACCAGATTTTGTACAGGAAACCGTGCAAGAAGATTTGAATCGTTCTTTAACATCTAAGTCTGAATCGGATTCGTATGCTGCCAATGGTAGTGGAGTCCACAATGATGCTGATGTTGAATCTTCTGAACGTGAAAATCCCTCTTTACACAGTGAGCAAGAAGTTGCTGCTCCTCAAACAGCATCTGAT CATCGCGTTAGCATAGTTCAGCGCAAACTGAATGGTTATGTAGGATTCTCTACTTTGCCAAACCAATGGCACCGCCGATGCGTTCGCCaaggcttcttttttaaccTAATGGTTTTGGGAGAAAGCGGCAGCGGAAAGTCGACGCTCGTGAATACTCTACTTAATAGGGATGTACATTCCTTGGGCCCACAGTCTCTTTCTAACGAACAAGGAATACTGTCTGAATCTACTgttgaaatttcaaacgATACTGTACATATAATGGAAAACGGAATTAATCTAGATATGTCCGTGATTGACACTCCTGGTTTTGGTGATTTCATCGACAACACAAACTGCTGGGAACCTATAGTAAACGACATTGAGAGCCGCTACAACGAATACCTTGACTTTGAAAAACGATTACCTAAGTCTTCTATAAAGGATCCACGAATTCATgcttgtatttttttcatccaGCCCACTGGCCATGCTATGAGTGCAATGGAGCTTCAAGTTTTGTTAGCCCTTCATGAAAAAGTGAACATTATTCCCGTGATCGCTAAAGCCGATACCCTTACCGATGAAGAAATCAACTTGTCAAAGGAAATA GTTTTACGAGACATTCAACAACATAATATTCGTATTTTTGTTCCTTCTACGTATCCCATGGATGATCCCGAGTCCGTCGCAGAGAATGCAGACATAATGAGTCGCATTCCTTTTGCAATTATTGCTTCAAATTCTTTCGTTATCAACGGCGATGGTCGTAGAGTTCGAGCTAGAAAGTATCCATGGGGTGTGGTCGAAATAGATAATGAGGACCACTCtgattttccaaaacttcGGGAAATGCTAATCCGTACGCACCTGGAGGAATTAAAGGATCGCACCAATGACCTGTATGAAACATACAGAACCGAGCGTCTCATTAAGAGTGGTATTTCTCAAGATCATTCTGTATTCCGTGAAGTAAA CCCTGCTGCCAAACTAGAAGAAGAGCGAGCTCTTCATGATGAAAAACTGATGAAGATGGAAGCCGAAATGAAGGTTATCTTCTCACAAAAGGTAAAGGAGAAGGAAGATCGTTTGAACCAATCTGAAAAGGAGTTACGTGTTCGTCACCGTGATATGAAAGCagctttggaaaaacaaaaggtaGACTTAGTGGATCGTAAAAACCATCTCACGCAGCCGAAATCCAGTGACCACGAAAAATTTAAGagaaagtttttcaaatga
- the wtf26 gene encoding wtf meiotic driver (syntenic with wtf33 in CBS 15792): protein MKNKYTPILDSDDSSKTLNDEKADSRSSPSDGTPPPYSVSTKFIDLEMADGSAQNSAQDTVNNTSYLYNTVFLAIVFGYKVSPYTNVFYGLAGGSIGSIFIFLFTILVTYPEWYRQTGRLTKNVLSAMCISVLCVCFLDVLGFTAYYAAKKLTGFEKINTPFSYFVCVVNIFFFIILVNANARELLRLVIVDLRNGIGVGVNGIGNAIGNAVDRILGMYTS, encoded by the exons atgaaaaacaagtacACTCCTATTTTAGACTCTGatgactcttccaaaacgctcaatgatgaaaaggcaGATAGTCGGTCGTCTCCTTCAGATGGTACGCCTCCTCCGTATTCAG TTTCAACcaaatttattgatttaGAAATGGCTGATGGATCCGCTCAAAATTCCGCCCAAGATACTGTTAATAACACCAG CTATTTATATAATACTGTTTTTCTAGCCATAGTTTTTGGTTACAAGGTTTCTCCGTATACGAATGTTTTTTACGGGCTTGCTGGCGGTTCTATTGGatccatttttattttcctatTCA CGATTCTTGTAACATATCCGGAATGGTACAGGCAAACTGGAAGATTAACCAAAAACGTATTGTCAGCTATGTGTATCTCAGTATTATGTGTGTGTTTTCTCGATGTCCTCGGTTTCACCGCGTATTATGCTGCAAAGAAGTTAacaggatttgaaaagataaacactcctttttcctattttgtttgtgttgtaaatattttcttttttattattctaG TGAATGCAAATGCGCGTGAACTACTAAGATTAGTTATCGTCGATCTGAGAAACGGCATAGGCGTCGGCGTAAACGGAATAGGAAATGCCATAGGAAACGCTGTGGATCGTATTTTAGGTATGTACACTTCGTAA
- the fta1 gene encoding CENP-L-like protein Fta1, whose amino-acid sequence MSLQDHQFFNTSYTAYQMSPLFKFDSMDLSELSKKLQKYLRYGSTRSDNSLLDSSATKLNIESALFLEIERVEVSRVLKLSVTYSIANGASEVKRLGQAFFFGPSKELESDNNGSIHTSEFTHFPLLFVRMDGKLWHHTEQFLKLQFDVQIVPRKLTSRTLLKIFDSWELYVKNTVLSMPTEFTWSINNPNLSNLSIAIRAEDCNLWMKSSKSPCVYYTFVRHVKRCTSIDLTHHLFAVTKIVTDSCIMTSSGKFKFFPNSHSLLPTILYFLENSIEA is encoded by the coding sequence ATGAGTCTTCAGGATCATCAGTTTTTTAACACGTCTTATACGGCGTACCAAATGTCTCCTTTGTTTAAGTTTGACTCGATGGATCTTTCTGAATTGAGTaagaaattacaaaagtACCTCAGATATGGTTCTACCCGAAGCGACAACTCTCTCTTGGATTCTAGTGCCACGAAATTGAATATAGAGAGTGCTTTATTCTTAGAAATTGAACGAGTGGAAGTTTCGCGTGTCTTGAAGTTGTCAGTCACGTACTCTATAGCTAACGGTGCAAGTGAAGTAAAACGGCTTGGCCAagcctttttctttggccCATCAAAGGAACTAGAGAGTGACAATAATGGTTCAATACATACCAGCGAATTTACTCATTTCCCTTTATTGTTCGTTCGTATGGACGGGAAACTATGGCATCATACTGAACAGTTTCTAAAACTCCAGTTTGATGTTCAAATTGTCCCCCGAAAACTCACTTCTAGAACATTACTGAAAATATTTGATTCCTGGGAGCTGTATGTAAAGAATACTGTTCTTTCCATGCCAACTGAATTCACTTGGTCAATCAATAATCCCAATCTGTCGAACCTGAGTATTGCAATTCGCGCCGAGGATTGCAATTTGTGGATGAAGAGTTCAAAGTCTCCCTGTGTTTACTACACCTTCGTCCGCCATGTCAAAAGATGTACTTCGATTGATTTAACCCATCACCTCTTTGCAGTTACCAAAATCGTTACGGACAGTTGCATAATGACATCTTCAGgtaaattcaaatttttccCTAATTCACATTCTCTCCTACCTACAATTTTGTACTTTTTAGAAAACTCTATAGAAGCATAA
- the mpd2 gene encoding GYF domain protein, with protein MNSEASVYSNMDWSQLANPMNKKESQPSLSSTNNMYPQLSSFMNPAAASGAGSPANLQADPTAATASDRHKKLSLKSGNFWDSYGVASSTPPVPSFSSNMANPANSGNASSLNTNNLSEKGTVLTPTASSMPMTASNTFNADPIPPYSNTTSIGGNPLGSADPNPGIFPAKSYASPFPSALTTEGMSPKFLKDRFPSSNTVAGAASPKVNSPFTSYKRSSLNVSPSSTSIPQSRSIGSGFNNPSGYGWLPQQYNSLPTSYPANPPQDVDPALAQFAGHAYDSTNAATLGASGYQQFAGASQPEAIPESINSPLRRGSTRLSNSPVYSVGGGMPARDTDSPMNILVDKAKAKISMNENGASANSVREHSMPDQTTSNYFTPENFPQHLASLIPPAVLRWLYKDPQNNIQGPFSGVDMHQWYRAGYFPLSLPVKRLEEEEYYSLAFFVRQVGNQFEPFLIPLSPVSVPNNQSPSWNAQGTDLPSSTYIPNNDSEALESADTKRQGSVQFQREDDTGAARKVSIQSQSLPKSLVESIVNQPDESVLKEEKQTISSPSEIMSKEGKDAKTTSQKREKAHEPIDQTTVDSNLTQNLKSLELKEKQSKEEVKNTTESVQKSDEPKFNPSINKPASATAETGAFAPRPSPWKSLPSKPMPSLDETIHKEMENALNGELPDQNEKTTQKPTNSQPTMPVEAGSPWGKVNDVATSISQEIQRMEKQNENLKTNAASNAQVQAQTQIQAEAQAQAEAAAKPAPQTLASTSVWGSGSTNPPNAWSKHASLKSPMLKKNIQQAEVHTKQQAPVSTTTNAATVANVTATRNVMPVAKAKPATSAPAASAPNDENKKMTAFLETTLESEDSWSVVGPGGKVFNQQLSGTATANRSPATKPAVVAAPVNSQPNTSKLQQVISSSGLSPEFLSWCKHSLKGLNEGVNYEEFLNMLLSFPVESNNEVAEIISDSIYANSTTMDGRRFAGEFMRRRMADLSGKDEGLDGMITKGQENGSPGAWSSVARTKPKQGVEWNSAFKVVTGKKNKKRT; from the exons atgaattcagAAGCAAGCGTATATAGTAATATGGACTG gAGTCAATTGGCAAATccaatgaataaaaaagaaagtcaaCCTTCTTTATCGTCTACCAACAACATGTATCCTCAGTTATCATCTTTTATGAATCCTGCTGCAGCTAGTGGTGCAGGATCTCCTGCAAATTTGCAAGCAGACCCAACAGCTGCCACTGCTTCTGATCGTCATAAAAAACTCTCTTTAAAATCAGGTAATTTTTGGGATTCGTACGGTGTAGCTTCATCTACCCCTCCTGTGccttcgttttcttcaaatatggCCAACCCGGCAAATTCTGGTAATGCCTCTTCCCTGAATACCAATAATTTGAGTGAAAAAGGTACCGTATTAACTCCTACTGCTTCTTCTATGCCTATGACAGCTTCCAATACATTCAATGCCGACCCTATTCCTCCCTATTCGAATACTACATCGATTGGAGGAAATCCCTTGGGCTCTGCGGATCCGAATCCGGGAATCTTTCCTGCTAAAAGCTATGCATCTCCTTTTCCTAGCGCACTTACGACCGAAGGCATGTCACCTaagtttttgaaggatcGTTTCCCGTCTTCAAATACCGTAGCTGGAGCAGCTTCTCCTAAAGTAAATAGTCCATTTACTTCTTATAAGAGATCTTCTTTGAATGTTAGCCCTTCCTCTACCTCTATACCTCAATCTCGTTCCATCGGATCTGGTTTTAATAATCCTTCTGGTTATGGTTGGCTTCCGCAGCAATATAATTCGCTACCGACATCGTATCCAGCGAATCCTCCGCAAGATGTTGACCCTGCGCTAGCCCAATTTGCCGGTCATGCTTATGATTCTACAAATGCAGCTACCCTCGGTGCTTCTGGGTACCAACAATTTGCTGGTGCCTCTCAGCCCGAAGCCATACCGGAAAGTATTAACTCGCCTTTGCGTCGTGGCTCCACTCGACTTTCAAACTCGCCGGTTTATTCCGTTGGTGGGGGTATGCCTGCTCGAGACACTGATTCTCCTATGAACATCTTGGTAGATAAGGCTAAAGCAAAGATTTCcatgaatgaaaatggGGCTTCCGCCAATTCTGTTCGTGAGCACTCTATGCCTGACCAGACTACATCCAATTATTTCACTCCTGAGAATTTTCCACAGCACTTGGCCTCTTTAATCCCACCTGCCGTTTTACGCTGGCTTTATAAGGATCCACAGAATAATATTCAAGGTCCCTTTAGTGGCGTCGATATGCATCAGTGGTATCGTGCTGGTTATTTCCCACTGAGCCTTCCTGTTAAACGTCTTGAAGAGGAGGAATACTATTCTCTAGCCTTTTTCGTTCGTCAAGTCGGAAATCAGTTTGAACCATTTTTGATACCCTTGTCTCCTGTTTCAGTGCCAAACAATCAAAGTCCCTCTTGGAATGCTCAAGGCACGGATTTGCCCTCAAGCACTTATATTCCCAATAATGATAGTGAAGCATTAGAATCGGCGGATACTAAACGTCAAGGGTCAGTGCAATTTCAACGTGAGGATGATACAGGTGCCGCCAGAAAAGTATCTATTCAGTCACAATCATTGCCCAAATCATTAGTGGAAAGCATTGTTAATCAACCTGACGAGAGTGTACTtaaggaagaaaagcaaactATCTCCTCTCCTTCTGAAATCATGAGCAAGGAAGGAAAGGATGCCAAAACGACCAGtcaaaagagagaaaaggCACATGAACCTATTGATCAAACTACCGTTGACTCCAATTTGACCCAGAATCTGAAATCGTTAGAgcttaaagaaaagcaatctAAGGAAGAAGTGAAGAATACAACTGAATCTGTTCAAAAGTCTGACGAGCCTAAGTTCAATCCCTCAATCAACAAACCTGCATCTGCTACTGCTGAAACGGGAGCTTTTGCACCTCGACCTTCTCCTTGGAAGTCTCTGCCCAGTAAGCCTATGCCGTCTCTAGATGAAACTATCCATAAGGAGATGGAGAATGCATTAAACGGCGAATTGCCAGACCAAAATGAGAAGACCACCCAGAAGCCGACAAACAGTCAACCCACCATGCCCGTGGAAGCTGGATCTCCTTGGGGTAAGGTTAACGATGTGGCTACATCTATTTCGCAGGAAATCCAGCGaatggaaaagcaaaatgaaaatttaaaaaccAACGCTGCCTCGAATGCTCAGGTGCAAGCTCAAACTCAAATTCAAGCCGAAGCTCAGGCTCAGGCTGAGGCTGCTGCTAAACCGGCCCCCCAAACATTGGCATCTACATCCGTTTGGGGTTCTGGATCTACTAATCCTCCGAATGCTTGGTCGAAACATGCTTCCTTGAAGTCACcaatgttgaagaaaaatattcagCAAGCGGAAGTTCATACTAAGCAACAAGCTCCAGTGAGCACAACAACGAATGCCGCTACTGTTGCGAACGTTACGGCTACCCGAAACGTCATGCCTGTAGCCAAAGCTAAGCCAGCAACTTCAGCGCCTGCTGCCTCAGCACCGAATGACGAGAATAAGAAAATGACTGCATTCTTGGAAACTACACTTGAATCTGAGGATAGCTGGTCAGTCGTAGGACCGGGTGGTAAAGTGTTTAATCAACAGCTCTCCGGTACCGCTACAGCCAATCGCTCTCCAGCTACCAAACCCGCTGTGGTAGCCGCTCCTGTAAATTCACAGCCTAATACATCTAAGCTACAGCAGgttatttcttcatctggCCTGTCTCCGGAATTTCTTTCGTGGTGTAAGCACTCTTTGAAAGGCTTAAACGAAGGTGTTAACTATgaagaatttttaaatatgtTGTTATCATTCCCCGTTGAGTCTAACAACGAGGTTGCTGAGATTATTTCTGATTCCATTTATGCTAACAGCACTACCATGGATGGTCGTAGATTTGCTGGCGAATTTATGCGACGTCGTATGGCAGATCTCTCTGGTAAAGATGAAGGTTTAGACGGTATGATTACCAAAGGTCAAGAAAATGGCAGCCCTGGAGCTTGGAGTAGCGTTGCTCGCACTAAGCCGAAGCAAGGAGTTGAATGGAATTCTGCTTTCAAGGTTGTCACAGGtaagaagaacaagaagcGTACTTAA
- the mnn9 gene encoding Golgi mannan polymerase I complex subunit Mnn9 has translation MRAYNKSRIVGQLLFVALGITFIYYLLTPSVHQSDAVKPQIRKANTDSIIVYDMNEITASANAREKKEEVLILTPIARFYPEYWGNLLRLSYPRNLITLGFIVPSSRDGTKVHRELKAAVQAVQRGPVSQRFADVKIMIQDSGLSSGQSETQRHKLEVQKERRSKLASARNTLLFSALGPKTSWVLWLDSDIVETPADLIDDMTSLDKDVLVANCYQRQGEKVVPYDFNSWIDSEPAKELASKMSKDEILLEGYREFATFRTLMAYSYDEHADKRTLMKLDGVGTTALMVKAAVHRDGAVFPTFPFYHLIESEGFAKMASRLKYDIYGLPNYLVFHYNE, from the coding sequence ATGCGTGCATATAACAAATCCAGAATTGTTGGACAACTACTGTTCGTCGCTTTGGGAATcacttttatttattatttgctTACTCCATCCGTGCACCAAAGCGATGCCGTAAAACCTCAAatacgaaaagcaaataccGATTCAATTATCGTGTACGACATGAATGAAATTACTGCGAGCGCAAATGCCCgggaaaagaaggaagaagtCCTTATATTAACCCCCATTGCTCGCTTTTATCCCGAATACTGGGGAAACTTACTAAGGCTTTCATACCCTCGAAATTTGATTACTCTCGGATTTATCGTGCCCTCCTCAAGAGATGGCACCAAAGTTCATCGTGAGTTGAAAGCTGCTGTCCAAGCTGTCCAAAGGGGTCCTGTGTCACAACGTTTTGCCGACGTTAAAATCATGATTCAGGATTCTGGCTTGTCGTCTGGACAATCAGAAACACAACGTCACAAACTTGAGGTGCAAAAGGAGCGCCGTTCCAAACTTGCCTCCGCTAGAAATacacttttgttttcagcTTTGGGACCCAAGACTTCTTGGGTACTGTGGTTGGATTCGGATATTGTCGAAACTCCAGCAGATCTGATTGATGATATGACTTCTCTCGATAAAGACGTGCTTGTCGCAAATTGTTACCAACGTCAAGGAGAAAAAGTGGTACCCTATGACTTTAATAGCTGGATAGACTCCGAACCAGCTAAAGAACTCGCTAGCAAAATGAGTAAAGACGAAATTTTGTTAGAGGGATATAGAGAGTTCGCAACATTTCGTACCTTGATGGCCTACTCTTACGATGAACATGCTGACAAGAGAACGCTGATGAAATTGGACGGTGTAGGCACTACTGCTTTAATGGTAAAAGCTGCCGTCCATAGAGATGGCGCTGTGTTCCCCACTTTTCCCTTTTATCATTTAATTGAAAGTGAAGGATTTGCAAAGATGGCATCACGTCTGAAATATGATATTTATGGTTTGCCAAATTATTTGGTTTTCCATTATAATGAGTAG
- the btf3 gene encoding nascent polypeptide-associated complex beta subunit produces the protein MDPSKLAKLQAGARIGGKGTPRRKAKKPAKSSASAGDDKKVQGALQKLNMQTLPGIQEVNMFKEDGGVINFRSPAVQASLPNETVAVYGRPEEKSLTDILPGILNNLGPESLTALRQMAEQLKVSDGNEKGTAGESGDNADIPDLVEKFDEQD, from the exons ATGGATCCCTCCAAGTTGGCTAAGTTGCAAGCTGGTGCTCGTATTG GTGGTAAGGGTACCCCTCGTCGTAAGGCCAAAAAGCCTGCCAAGTCTTCCGCCAGCGCTGGCGACGACAAGAAGGTGCAAGGTGCTTTGCAAAAATTGAACATGCAAACTCTCCCTGGTATCCAAGAAGTCAATATGTTCAAGGAAGATGGTGGTGTCATCAACTTCCGTTCTCCTGCCGTTCAAGCTTCTCTTCCCAACGAAACTGTCGCTGTTTATGGTAGACCCGAAGAGAAGTCTTTGACCGACATTCTCCCTGGTATCTTGAACAACCTCGGTCCCGAGTCTCTTACTGCTCTTCGCCAAATGGCAGAGCAACTCAAGGTTAGCGACGGCAACGAAAAGGGTACTGCCGGTGAATCTGGCGACAACGCTGACATTCCCGACcttgttgaaaaatttgacGAACAAGACTAA
- the noc1 gene encoding ribosome biogenesis protein Noc1, with amino-acid sequence MAIAAAKPKKGQKFVFNDEGEAVVDSKPAGVRFDPGIPWYNIQLSQLQPTKKPVSSGRAIELEQRGILLLQQDAERFSNSLETGSTDKRMMQTLISSGTTSDRISALTLLVQESPIHAAKPLESLLALCAKKSRNENTQSVSTLKDLFLGGLIPDRKLLYMKQQPCLGSQGVTDEHLMVWAFESYLKTFYFKYIQHIEVLSFDPLMFVKSQMLSTIYDLLKGKPEQEQNLLRLLVNKIGDKDNKIASKASYLILQVEASHPAMKFIITKELERFAFARTTSRTSHYYTMITLNQTVLTHKQTDVANLLIEIYFVFFTKLLFAFEKEENANKEEENMVSHDAKDNKKNQKRKKDADIRKEAQENSNSRLVSAILTGVNRAYPFAEINSESFDKHMNTLFTITHTASFNTAIQVLMLIFQASSTRDSIPDRFYKSLYESLLDSRLPTSSKHSLYLNLLYKSLIIDNNVARVRAFIKRMVQIAAWQQAPLVTGFFYVIRQLEDSNSSLRAMFDKPEMHEFDDDEEEVFKDVEEEEENANSDGEEKTENQDNKQENKEAHVASVKSDLTNGYDGRKRDPQYSNADRSCIWEIYPFLSHFHPTVSMLAKQLVKGEKIEGKPDLSLHTLSHFLDKFAYRNPKKSAAVKGYSIMQPLAGSVSKGIVSTGTGQGNAPMNSEQFIGKQESEIPVDELFFHRFFNDKYIKGKQSNKKNVSVNEEGEMDEDEVWKALVDSKPNLEMEEEESDFDEEAMDEAMADFSDGEEAEQPKEPAEEAEENVEEEEEEGQMFSDEETEPRENTANAPAVPDAEEGGSEDEMQLLEDEEDLLPFENGEDEESEGEEERREQKEKSSQKNKRRKTIKELPVFADADSYAHLLEGN; translated from the coding sequence atggCGATTGCAGCTGCAAAACCCAAGAAAGGACAGAAATTTGTCTTTAATGATGAAGGTGAAGCTGTCGTAGACTCTAAACCAGCAGGAGTCAGATTTGACCCTGGCATTCCTTGGTATAATATACAGTTATCGCAACTACAGCCTACGAAGAAACCGGTTTCCTCTGGCAGGGCTATTGAATTGGAACAACGAggaattcttcttttacaGCAAGATGCTGAACGCTTTTCAAACTCCTTAGAGACCGGAAGCACCGACAAACGAATGATGCAAACTTTGATTAGTTCAGGTACTACGAGCGATCGTATTTCTGCTCTGACACTGTTGGTCCAGGAATCTCCAATTCATGCAGCGAAACCACTGGAAAGTTTATTGGCTCTTTGCGCCAAGAAATCACGTAACGAAAATACCCAAAGTGTTAGCACTCTAAAAGATCTCTTTTTGGGTGGTTTGATACCAGACAGAAAGCTGCTGTATATGAAACAACAGCCCTGTCTGGGATCCCAAGGTGTCACTGATGAACACTTAATGGTGTGGGCCTTTGAAAGCTATTTAAAAAcgttttatttcaaatacATTCAACATATAGAAGTACTCTCCTTTGATCCTTTGATGTTTGTGAAAAGTCAAATGCTTTCTACAATTTATGATTTATTAAAAGGGAAGCCCGAGCAGGAACAAAATTTGTTGCGTTTACTAGTGAACAAGATCGGTGACAAGGACAACAAAATAGCATCCAAGGCATCCTATTTGATTCTTCAGGTGGAAGCAAGTCATCCAGCCATGAAGTTTATTATTACGAAAGAGTTGGAaagatttgcttttgccCGTACCACTTCGCGCACTAGCCATTATTATACAATGATCACCCTCAACCAAACGGTTTTGACTCATAAGCAAACTGATGTCGCAAACTTATTGATCgaaatttattttgtctttttcacaaagcttttgtttgcctttgaaaaggaagaaaatgcTAATAAGGAAGAGGAGAATATGGTATCTCATGACGCCAAGGATAAcaaaaagaaccaaaagCGGAAAAAAGATGCTGACATTCGTAAAGAAGCACAAGAAAACTCCAATTCTCGGTTGGTTTCTGCTATTCTTACCGGTGTTAACCGAGCTTACCCTTTTGCAGAAATCAATAGCGAAAGTTTTGATAAGCATATGAATACCCTCTTTACAATTACTCATACTGCTTCTTTCAACACTGCCATCCAGGTACTTATGTTAATTTTCCAAGCTTCTTCCACCAGGGACTCCATTCCCGATCGTTTTTACAAGAGTTTGTATGAATCTTTGTTAGATTCACGCCTTCCaacttcttccaaacacTCCCTTTATTTGAACTTATTATATAAGTCTTTAATTATTGACAATAACGTCGCCCGTGTCCGTGCATTCATAAAGAGAATGGTTCAAATTGCCGCTTGGCAGCAGGCCCCTCTTGTTACTGGGTTTTTCTATGTCATTCGACAATTAGAGGACTCTAATTCGTCGCTTCGTGCAATGTTTGATAAGCCAGAAATGCATGAGtttgatgatgatgaagaagaagtattCAAAGATGTcgaggaggaagaagagaaCGCAAATTCTGACggtgaagaaaaaacggAGAACCAAGACAATAAGCAGGAGAACAAAGAAGCACACGTAGCTTCTGTCAAATCCGACCTCACTAACGGATATGATGGACGGAAAAGAGACCCCCAGTATAGTAACGCTGACCGTAGTTGTATTTGGGAAATTTATCCATTCTTGAGTCATTTCCATCCTACTGTATCTATGCTGGCAAAGCAGCTGGttaaaggagaaaaaattgaaggcAAACCAGATCTTTCCCTTCACACTTTGAGCCACTTTCTCGATAAGTTTGCATATCGTAATCCTAAAAAATCAGCTGCTGTTAAAGGCTACTCTATTATGCAACCTCTTGCTGGCAGCGTCTCCAAAGGTATTGTTTCCACTGGAACTGGTCAAGGTAATGCGCCTATGAATTCAGAACAATTCATTGGAAAACAGGAAAGTGAAATTCCCGTTGATGAACTGTTCTTCCATCGTTTCTTCAATGATAAGTATATCAAAGGAAAGCAATCTAATAAGAAGAATGTTAGCGTAAATGAAGAAGGTGAAATGGACGAAGATGAGGTTTGGAAAGCGCTTGTGGATTCCAAGCCGAATttggaaatggaagaagaagaaagtgaTTTCGATGAAGAGGCTATGGATGAAGCAATGGCTGACTTTTCTGATGGAGAGGAAGCTGAACAACCAAAGGAGCCTGCTGAAGAAGCcgaagaaaatgttgaagaagaggaggaggaaGGCCAAATGTTCTCAGATGAAGAAACTGAACCCCGTGAGAATACCGCTAATGCACCTGCTGTACCTGATGCAGAGGAGGGTGGATCTGAAGATGAAATGCAGTTGTtggaagacgaagaagatttaCTTCCATTTGAGAATGGCGAAGACGAAGAATCTGAAGGGGAGGAAGAGCGAcgtgaacaaaaagagaaatccTCTCAGAAGAACAAGCGAAGAAAAACTATTAAAGAGTTGCCTGTTTTCGCTGACGCAGATTCTTATGCTCATTTGTTGGAAGGTAATTAG